One part of the Trichoplusia ni isolate ovarian cell line Hi5 chromosome 2, tn1, whole genome shotgun sequence genome encodes these proteins:
- the LOC113508489 gene encoding DNA-binding protein Ikaros isoform X1, with amino-acid sequence MSLKAEPEADSGTVSPNLSAVKNEPVATNSKETPKRGGTLLKCTTCNSFSTLSSRALTTHMAQCSPDNNNVAAAQNADPRPHRKLFECDVCNMKFSNGANMRRHKMRHTGVKPYECRVCQKRFFRKDHLAEHFTTHTKSLPYHCPICNRGFQRQIAMRAHFQNEHVGQHDLVKTCPLCSYRAPTMKSLRVHFFNRHGIDLDNPGPGNNSSVSLLAAGIANAAYSDGTMDPSAINALGALGSSLSVSVAATYSDSGDSNGARSVDNATPPMHYLTPHVEISMADNNETFSPGQNHLGNNESRMNGEGPSSPQSGDSAIASSSLSAGLPTNITPSITLIPIKQEINNQEESGSNEMREGETNGGDKRGVSSSLSSLIKVSPLKSLLREDLRRRISARGRARGSSASRASPSEGGVITSTHGDAAMLPSSLVCTFCSITFPDSTLYFLHKGCHCDSNPWKCNICGEQCCNVYEFNSHLLSKSHQ; translated from the exons gtgGCCACCAACAGCAAAGAGACTCCAAAAAGGGGTGGTACATTACTAAAATGTACCACATGCAATAGCTTTAGTACATTGAGTAGTCGAGCACTGACCACCCACATGGCGCAATGCTCGCCGGACAACAACAACGTGGCGGCGGCGCAGAACGCCGACCCCAGGCCTCACAGAAAGCTGTTCGAGTGCGACGTGTGCAACATGAAGTTCTCGAATGGCGCCAATATGCGCCGGCATAAAATGCGGCATACTGGAGTCAAACCTTACGAATGTCGTGTTTGCCAAAAAAGATTCTTTAGAAAAGATCACTTGGCAGAACATTTCACAACCCACACAAAGAGCTTGCCGTATCATTGCCCAATCTGCAACAGAGGATTTCAGCGCCAAATTGCCATGCGCGCGCATTTCCAAAACGAACACGTTGGACAGCATGACCTCGTTAAAACTTGCCCCCTGTGTAGTTATCGTGCTCCTACCATGAAAAGCCTGAGGGTTCACTTCTTCAACAG ACACGGTATCGATTTGGACAACCCTGGCCCCGGAAATAATTCTTCAGTGTCTCTTCTCGCTGCGGGAATCGCCAATGCCGCATACTCCGACGGCACCATGGACCCTAGTGCTATAAACGCTCTTGGTGCGTTAGGTTCCAGCCTGTCAGTGTCAGTCGCCGCCACATACTCTGACAGTGGCGACAGCAATGGAGCGCGGTCTGTCGACAATGCAACACCACCTATGCACTACTTGACCCCTCACGTCGAGATTTCTATGGCTGACAATAATGAAACGTTTTCACCAGGCCAAAATCACTTGGGCAACAATG AATCCCGCATGAACGGCGAAGGACCTAGTTCACCTCAATCGGGTGATAGCGCAATCGCAAGCAGCTCATTATCGGCTGGACTGCCGACTAACATTACTCCGTCCATCACATTGATACCTATTAAGCAG GAAATCAACAATCAAGAGGAATCTGGCAGTAACGAAATGCGAGAAGGCGAAACTAATGGTGGCGATAAACGAGGCGTATCCTCGAGCCTGTCATCTCTAATCAAGGTGTCACCgctaaaaagtttattaagagAAGATTTGCGCCGGCGCATCTCTGCTCGTGGACGCGCTCGTGGCTCCAGC GCCTCCCGAGCCTCGCCTTCCGAGGGTGGTGTGATCACGTCGACGCACGGGGACGCCGCCATGCTGCCTTCATCACTCGTATGTACGTTTTGCTCTATAACGTTCCCGGACTCCACACTTTACTTCCTCCACAAGGGCTGCCACTGCGACTCCAACCCGTGGAAGTGCAACATCTGCGGCGAGCAGTGTTGCAACGTGTACGAGTTCAACTCCCACCTGCTGAGCAAGAGCCATCAATGA
- the LOC113508489 gene encoding DNA-binding protein Ikaros isoform X2, protein MSLKAEPEADSGTVSPNLSAVKNEPVATNSKETPKRGGTLLKCTTCNSFSTLSSRALTTHMAQCSPDNNNVAAAQNADPRPHRKLFECDVCNMKFSNGANMRRHKMRHTGVKPYECRVCQKRFFRKDHLAEHFTTHTKSLPYHCPICNRGFQRQIAMRAHFQNEHVGQHDLVKTCPLCSYRAPTMKSLRVHFFNRHGIDLDNPGPGNNSSVSLLAAGIANAAYSDGTMDPSAINALGALGSSLSVSVAATYSDSGDSNGARSVDNATPPMHYLTPHVEISMADNNETFSPGQNHLGNNESRMNGEGPSSPQSGDSAIASSSLSAGLPTNITPSITLIPIKQEINNQEESGSNEMREGETNGGDKRGVSSSLSSLIKASRASPSEGGVITSTHGDAAMLPSSLVCTFCSITFPDSTLYFLHKGCHCDSNPWKCNICGEQCCNVYEFNSHLLSKSHQ, encoded by the exons gtgGCCACCAACAGCAAAGAGACTCCAAAAAGGGGTGGTACATTACTAAAATGTACCACATGCAATAGCTTTAGTACATTGAGTAGTCGAGCACTGACCACCCACATGGCGCAATGCTCGCCGGACAACAACAACGTGGCGGCGGCGCAGAACGCCGACCCCAGGCCTCACAGAAAGCTGTTCGAGTGCGACGTGTGCAACATGAAGTTCTCGAATGGCGCCAATATGCGCCGGCATAAAATGCGGCATACTGGAGTCAAACCTTACGAATGTCGTGTTTGCCAAAAAAGATTCTTTAGAAAAGATCACTTGGCAGAACATTTCACAACCCACACAAAGAGCTTGCCGTATCATTGCCCAATCTGCAACAGAGGATTTCAGCGCCAAATTGCCATGCGCGCGCATTTCCAAAACGAACACGTTGGACAGCATGACCTCGTTAAAACTTGCCCCCTGTGTAGTTATCGTGCTCCTACCATGAAAAGCCTGAGGGTTCACTTCTTCAACAG ACACGGTATCGATTTGGACAACCCTGGCCCCGGAAATAATTCTTCAGTGTCTCTTCTCGCTGCGGGAATCGCCAATGCCGCATACTCCGACGGCACCATGGACCCTAGTGCTATAAACGCTCTTGGTGCGTTAGGTTCCAGCCTGTCAGTGTCAGTCGCCGCCACATACTCTGACAGTGGCGACAGCAATGGAGCGCGGTCTGTCGACAATGCAACACCACCTATGCACTACTTGACCCCTCACGTCGAGATTTCTATGGCTGACAATAATGAAACGTTTTCACCAGGCCAAAATCACTTGGGCAACAATG AATCCCGCATGAACGGCGAAGGACCTAGTTCACCTCAATCGGGTGATAGCGCAATCGCAAGCAGCTCATTATCGGCTGGACTGCCGACTAACATTACTCCGTCCATCACATTGATACCTATTAAGCAG GAAATCAACAATCAAGAGGAATCTGGCAGTAACGAAATGCGAGAAGGCGAAACTAATGGTGGCGATAAACGAGGCGTATCCTCGAGCCTGTCATCTCTAATCAAG GCCTCCCGAGCCTCGCCTTCCGAGGGTGGTGTGATCACGTCGACGCACGGGGACGCCGCCATGCTGCCTTCATCACTCGTATGTACGTTTTGCTCTATAACGTTCCCGGACTCCACACTTTACTTCCTCCACAAGGGCTGCCACTGCGACTCCAACCCGTGGAAGTGCAACATCTGCGGCGAGCAGTGTTGCAACGTGTACGAGTTCAACTCCCACCTGCTGAGCAAGAGCCATCAATGA